The Tenebrio molitor chromosome 5, icTenMoli1.1, whole genome shotgun sequence genome segment ATTGACATTGGAAGAGATTCAAATGAGAAATGAGATGACATATGGAATGAAGGTAATCCTGAAGGTCTTCAACTAAAATTGTTTCACATGCATGCTTTCAAGATAACTCTTTACTtaatatttatacagggtgtctcaaaattcgcgaattccgaattcagagcgtgatAGTGAAGGACCCAgaggagctcgaaaaatactttaattttgttcaatacatagcagccttcatattcacagtgacaaaatactattctagctacgttgccgtttcatttttaagaaaaattacaaaaatttaagatttttttactccaaaataAAGCTATTCCTcaacaaattgttttacgttattattttccacaatcatttacaccataaataacaataaacactgaacttttcagcgtgtacttgaagaaaacgcagttcaaagagtgcacctccagaccaatgtatctttgtggggggagtcccgatttttttttacatatttccatatttggactactgaagtgatcccctacaacgctctgaattcggaattcgcgaattttgaaacaccctgtataatgcaTTATGTTTCTCAACAAAACCCATGTTAATTATAGCATTGTTAGGAGAATTGTTAATCGGTTCACATAAAAAGGTTCGTGCACTGTGAGGCcaactaaacaaaaaaaaacaaataaaacagttcggataatttatacatttattaaaataaattactttttaaatCATCACATTAATTAGCTAACATCCGGTTTGGACAACTTTATAGTAAACTGGTTTTTCCacatataaaaacaaataaacgtTTAGCTTTGGTAACAACTAACAAGTGTCTTCTTAAATGAATAAAACGCAATTATCAATGCTTCAGTTAAAACTTTGGGCTGTCGAACCACTGGTACTTCTTCGGCTCCCTCTTGTTCGTCACATACGCAACACATTTACCTCTGCAACAAgttcaaattaaaaaccaCCACCAAATCACTACAACCAACAAATTACTTCTCTTCTTCCACACAAACGTCGATCGGATAGTCATATCTAAAACACTGAGGTCCCAAAACTGTGAAATAAGTAAATCCTATACTCTTGGACACAGTACTATCTGCATCCTTCAGACATTCATAAAATTTTCTGTCACAATCGCAATGCGATCTCGTGAACAAACCAGTGTTGACTAAATCGTGTTTGGTCGAATCTGCAGGAATATTGTCTGGACACAGGTCGTGCTCTCTGCAACACTTGTCGGTGTCTGAATATTTGCCTAGGTCGTCGTAGGACTCGGAGATGTTGCCGCCGCCACACCATTTGGTACCTGAAAGAAACAAGTTTAGCAAAATGTTtagaagtttaaaaaaaaaactagacaCTTCTAAAGCCAGGGAAGTATAATATTTCTACCTGGATATATGGCTTTGATTCTTGACTTAAACTTGTCGAGCGTCCCTTCTGACAGTGTCTCGTTACAATCTAACCCTTGAGTGTCCCTCGAAAAGGTGACTTTGATGGCTTCTTTCAGTTCACCGAGTTTCCTCGAGGTCTTTCTGAGAATGTCTCTTCCGAAAAAATCAAACGTGCCGTGTTCCTCCTTCTCTGAGACATCCTCAGTGCTGTCTTCTGTTGCgacgaaaactttttgaacCTCTTGGGGAACAAGTTTATCGACAATACCTACAAGAAGAagaacaatacaaaaaaaaacagatggagaaaaaaatacaaactcTTTACGGCGAGGGAGTCGTGCTGTGGGAGGTTAACACTGATCAAAAACACCAATAAAATCGTCTTGAACAACATTGTTATCGAAAAAAcacaaacttaaaaaaaattatgaattgattGGATTTGTTCGGATTTGGCTGAATTGTGCACACCCAGACGCGTGAAAGCAAAATGATAATAACAGTTTTTCATCAATCACTGCGATATAAAGACAAAAACTAACCTTGATAGTTCCCACCGTTCGTTGTAGTAAATTATAGATAATTACTGGAAACGTGTTTTCCATGTAAAACGTCTGGCTGCTACAGTTCTTTCGACGTGGTCAAGACCACAGGGTTATTACACATTTTGTTGATGAcgaaaaactggaaaatacAGTTCTGCCTACCTTGGGGTGGTTCTGAAAGGATGATGATTCCTAGTGTGGGAGGATTTTGTAGATCAAGGTTCCTTGGTTCACTGTAGATTGTACTACCGTGGTTTCTGGTTTAGATACTTAGATAATTACGatgttatatttaaaaaatcgcagtaggcatatgcgactaagcacattattgagtaaacactcagcagatgtggcaaacattcagaaatcaaacagcgtcaatcattttaatttatttgcaaCAATTTGGAAGGTatgaattttcgaagggacccctgcaattcgaaattctggtaaaaaaaagcgccactgatcaaaaacgatcGCAGATAAGTAtaaacgacctgtataaatttgattcataatttagcatagaattcaaaaataaaatcaaactgggtaggtaccgtttaaaaaaaacataactttagtgtttttataatattgagacacactgtatatacgAGGTGGGTgcctcagctaagactttcaaGCCTAaaaactcagttattttccagcagatttttgtgaaatttaaaatgcagatattttggacggtgaagaataaaatcccgttaatgcaatcacccaagtcttaaaaacgtaatttttacatgcctttttaaaatgttgaatcaattaagatttacataaaaaattgatcgtcaataaaaaatgctgtagggaaaaactcgtccttgaaagatgtctggtttccaagaaaaaagcaaaaaactgtgttaaacgtggctgcaagtgcaaaaacgtagacgcgtatgaaacaaacgcgcagttttgcagaattttggtcatcccttttcccagatgcgcaggtgacatatttgacgttatCTTGCTAatcttacaaacacttacaaagttaaagacaacatttggacgtaatttattatactggatgctttaattcttccataaaggactaaaacacgatcgggatattttagcaaggtaatttagttcacgtacgcttcctgtgtcttcaaataaattgacgactctcttaaccttacattttgtaaagcctacatttggatagtgttccacgagaaaacgaactgtgtcattgaagttcttacgacactctccataggcaatttttttttcctttttcaacaatattgaaatttctgccgctgtattctatttttagagtattttcaataaattttcacaatttgacgtttctaataaagcgcgcccaattttgacagactttaaagggtgtacaaaatgttgcttggcaattaatcatcaattgtttcaaaaggtaactgctcaaataccttcaaattttacattaaatttttaacgacaaaatctaatcttttcgttgaatcagacaagtgatttacttaattgtttgtgtagacccttattttttaatgtttaacaatctaataataatcgtgcattattttcgataaaggaaacatgtgttaaaattacattttttaacttggggtaattttattattactaattgaaccttcacggtctaaaatatctgcattttaaatttcataaaaatccgttggcaaataacagAGATATTAGCTGAGACACCTtgtataccgcaatattttccgaatgtgcagtagaagcgtagctatcatctagaaaaaagtcaaagttgatatctttaataacaaacaagttatggagcttttttgcaactctgggacacttGTATGTAATAGATTTAACGATTTGTTCGACAgaaacttagaaaaaaattcaaacttaattaaaataatatgaaaACACGTACTTAAATGAAGCAGCAAAAGGAAACCAAACCTATGGCAGTAGAGAATGTCGCAATTCGCTTATTTCATTTCTCACAAAACATCTGATTGAgaatgttaaaattttgtaaataagagGAGTACTTAGTtgggtactgttacgttatttatTCTCCCTTTTGGTGaaattttcccaaaataaCGATTTAACAGACTTCGGGACCTCCgagtgatttaataaaaagataTATTTTCACTCCGTCCTGCACATGTACAAATCTGactattttcaacaaaaaaaaaacgtttctcTCACTAAATAATTATGCACAAAATGAAGGTTTGTGCCCTCGCcgcgataaataaaaaaaaagaaaaactctCGAAAAGTACAAGggttcaaaaacaaaatttaaaaaaagaggGGAACCGAAAGCGAAACCCGATATCGTCCTCGACGCTATTCTTCTACGCCGCCCACGATCGGCGGGACCGTTCCCTCGGGCATCACCTCGTTTCCTTGGATCCTTGGTAGTTAATAGAACAATAAATGGACGAGAAAGACGTGCAAATCCTATTATTACAAAAGGAAATGGACACACAAGCAATCCTCTCAAAAAAGGACCTGGACGCACAAGTAGCTCTGTCAAAAAAGGACCTTGAAGCACAAGCATTGATAATGGAAAttaaactattaaaaaaagatttgaaaCGATTGGAAGAAAAATTGGTAAGTTCATGATATTGATTGTTTAATGGAAATTtccattgttattttttaggttGCCAAAAATTGGCAATGCCCTTACATTACTGCAACAACTAACAATTAGAGAATTCCTGCGAAATTTCGAAGAAGAGCATCTCCCAACTGATGGTCCAAGAAACGCCAGATGGAACAAATTCATAAATGTACAAcaggaaaaattaaatgaatggTATTTTACAAAACCAGAGGACTTCATgcgtactattggggacacgggaagctgggcagatgtgtcattctgttgtcaaaatttctaaaccataccttagctactcataaccaagcttTTAATGTTTGGcatatttgtcattttgacatttctgcaCGATCAAATTCACCGTACATTTTGGAATCCCCAAAGTCGAGACTTGCCGCTGTGACATCCCGCTTTGAACAAGAGCTATTGCTCGAGACTTATTAAAAACTGATACAGCTggcattttgcaaaaattgatatatttcaaagttaatttaacagtttttttgaaaatatcaatcataatgacggtaaaggtaggtacaatggccggcaaaaaaaattagccatcccatcacttttgtgttacgtcaaaatccaaatgtatAATTAATGCTtctttgacactgacatttaaatgaatactaattttttttgccggccattgtacatTTACATTgccactttttgaaatgacaataacagactgcccaggattccatgtccctctgctgtacctaggtaggaattaattttaacaaaaaagtaataggTAGCCAATTTTTGTagcggtgaacagtatttatgcatctataatgccttcaaataaataaattttattttttttaatttagttttaaagtcattttcctacttGACataagtgatgggacacctgtatatgtcaaaaagtttgacaatcTTTATTTCCTAAATATCTGCCAAATTgcataataaaacaaaaccacaGAAGTTTATGGTCTTAAACGATGTACCTTATTCACCTAGTACCTACTAGCTGTTGGTGTTAAAGTGCAACTGGAAAATATACTAAACATTCTAACTTCAACATCTTGTATTCAACTATTCACCTGATCACCTACAGAAAGGTGATTCGTTTTTACCAGGAAGTAGTGGGGTAATTGTGACTTTTAACTACGCACGAAAGACACAATTTACAGTAAAAATAGCATCACCACTACGTTGCAGACAAAATAAGGAATCGATTGAGGTATAAATGAATGCCGTTCGTTcgctttttattaaaaaacttgCGACTTTTCTACCCCCATTTCGAGGTTAAAAATGAGTACTTGTCAGACGCAGAACCGTCAGTGGGTGGGAACTGGGAATTATGAATTTCTCACCTTGCGCAAGGGCCATGACCAATTACTCGCGACAATTTCTAGCCTTGCGCAGGACCCATTAAGGCGGGAGTTATGAATTTCTCACCTTGCGCAGGGGCCATGTCTATTTATTGCTGATCCACTCGCGACAATTTCTAGTCTTCTGTAAGAGCCGTCAGGTCAGGGTCGGGTTagggtcaggtcaggtcaggtcagtgTCGggttaggtcaggtcaggtcaggtctgAATCGAGTTAGGTCAGGTCCACATTTTTTCTTGACACTGTTGGAtattcacataaaaaaaaaatttcagaataattaaaaacattacaaAGGTGTGTATGTTGCTGTTACTCCAaattcgttgaaaaaagttcTAATTGTTGCAATGTTTTATTGATGTGGAAGAAGATTGCAAATGTaggttcaaattttaataatcgaTAAGATATAAATTCAATACAGTGTTTTAATTTCTAACGTCAATTCTATGTAATAATATTAGTAGAATAGTAGGTATTACTTATTTAATTATAGTGCAGCTCTGTACTGCAGCCAGTTTGtagaatattttgtttaaaattgacTACTTGTAGTCAACAACAGTTACAAAGAGTGAAACCGCAGAGTAAACCATTTTACACAACTGCAacataacgataattattccCCAGCCtaaacatttctaaaaaatgttactaacAGCAACTCCACTGTCATAGTTGATAACAAGCGTTGcagaaaattcaattttcatcgGTTCCAGACAGTTACCCAAAGCAATCAATAACATTTTCTTGTTGTTTTGATTCCAGTTGTACCACTTTTTCCTCGTTAAAGCCACGAACAATTTCTCCGACTTAAATGTTTACCTATCTGTTAAGGGTGACAAGCAAAACATCAAAGATTTACCTCATCCTGGATACTTTGCCCGCTGAAAGATACAATTAAAAAGATGAAGAAGCCGGTACCACCTATAGTTGTGAGGCGCAGCAGGCCGTTGTATCCATTCCCGTACTGCAAAATAAAGTCACTAACGCATcgaaaatagtaatttattgtacaagttttataagacgccATTTTGTCGTAcgctataaagcaaacaagtgcgacaatagttatttacgaaccgagtgcgagaaacatttttcgcacatgagcgcattatt includes the following:
- the LOC138130350 gene encoding phospholipase A2-like; translated protein: MLFKTILLVFLISVNLPQHDSLAVKSIVDKLVPQEVQKVFVATEDSTEDVSEKEEHGTFDFFGRDILRKTSRKLGELKEAIKVTFSRDTQGLDCNETLSEGTLDKFKSRIKAIYPGTKWCGGGNISESYDDLGKYSDTDKCCREHDLCPDNIPADSTKHDLVNTGLFTRSHCDCDRKFYECLKDADSTVSKSIGFTYFTVLGPQCFRYDYPIDVCVEEEKGKCVAYVTNKREPKKYQWFDSPKF